TTGACTGAGCTGAACATCATGCTGCAATTCGACTTCCTCTTGCAGTTTCCGCTTCAGATACGTCAACTGGTCCAAGTGAATGGACAAATTTTTATCAACAGCCGGCAGGAGCCCTTTACTTACAGAAGAAAACTTTTCACGGACATCCTCATAGCGGGAAGTCAATTCCTGCTCGAGTGACGCCAAAAGCTGTTCCGCTTCTGTTTCCCGGGCTGCTTCAAGAAGCTCTTCCCTGCGGTTTCCTGCTTCATTATGCCCGATGGCAGCTGCCGGTTCCATACTATGCTTTTCCAGCAGAAACCCGACGCGCCGAGAAACCAGGGTCATATTCAGCCGGGGCATGACAACCGGCATTTCCAGGCCCATCACCTCGAATGCCGACTTCAGTTCTGCCCAATATGCAATTTCCCCCGGCCCTCCGATATAACTCAGCACCGGAAACACCATGTCTTGCATGAGTGGCCGTGTAACGACATTATTGCTGAACAACTCGGGATTATCCGCCAGCAGCTGCAGCAATTCTTCCTTTGTATATATCTTGTTTCCGCAGACGAAGCGGTCTCCGTCACGTTCAAGCAGCATCCGCTCGCTGCCGACTGCAAGGAACAGATTGGCAGACTCAGGATTCGCGTCAAGAGAAGTCGGATAGCCGTCCTGCCTCAAAGTCTGTTCGGTACTGCAAACAGCCTCTGCAATCTCTGCAGAACGATCAATCAGCACAGCAAAAAATTCAGCCTCGTATGCCCGTAAGGCAGGGTCTGCTGCGTCGATGAACAAGAGTCCGCTGTCTTTAAACAGCCAGTGAAGAAAGGCGGAAAAGAAATCCGTGAACGTATTAGCTCTGTCAAAAAGTTGCCGGATGGTTTCAAATAATTCTTTTGAATGCTCTGTCTCAGGCAGACTTTTGAAGTACGCTTCCATATGGCTGCCGATTTTCTGCTTGTTAAGCCGGGCGGCAGAAGCACTGCGCTTGCCGTACTCCATGTGCGGAAAATTCATTTTGTCGACCCGCCGGTCCGTCTGCCGGTATACGTGAGCAATTTCTGCAATATCATGATCTTCACCAGCTACCCAGAATAACGGCACCACAATCCGGTCCAGTTCAGCAGAGGCTTTATCCGCCAGCACAATTGCAGAAATCGCCTTATGGACAGTATAGAGAGGACCGGTGAACAATCCGGCCTGCTGTCCTGTCACTACAAGCGGAGCTCCTTCAGAAAAGTGCTCCAAGGCCTCTCTTGCGGCCGGCGAATCTCCGAATCGTTCCATATAGCTGCCAATGATGCGGGCCAGCCGCGGACGGTCGGCCGGGTGCCGGCTGACTGTCCGTTCGTACCGATTCTTCAGCGAGGAAATCTCAGGCTTGTACTCGAAATACTTCAGTAACTTCCGGTCGTGCATTATGTAATCATTCATCAGCCCGGATGCAGGCGCAATGAACGGTTCGAATAGCTCCATGAAAAAGTCCCCTTTTAATCAACATTCCCTTTCACTATAGCATTCTGTCTGCAGCTTGAGAAAACATACGCTTACAGGAACAGCCCGGTTGTGAACCAGACAGCTGCTGCAATCCAGATGGACGCGTATATCCCAAACAGAATCAGGAAATAAGCCCGCCAGGTTTTCCGGAAATACACAAACACATCGATTTCCTTCGTGCGCTTCCATTCAATGTAGAGCATGACGATTGCTGTGGCGACGGCAATTATGGCTGTCAATGAAAAAAACGGCAAACGCCATAATGCCTCGACCGATAGCGGAACAGCCGCAAACAACAGAAACGTGGCAGCATCCGCTGCTTTGCCCGTCGGTCGTTGCCGTCTGATCAATTTCGCGCGCAGGAAAAAATATACCGGCAGTGGAAGTGCAATTACAAATGCACCGATTATTGTCCAACTATCCATTTAGTCCACCTCTGTTGCCTTCAATAAATAATATAGCGTATTAAGAACCGGAAGTTCCTGGCCTGCCCGCTTCAGCGTGTAGCCGACTATCGTATCAAGCTCGAGCCGCCTGCCGGATAGCCGGTCTGCGAGCATCGAAGAAGTATTAGCAGCCGTCGAACGGCAGAGCGCTACCACTTGAGCGAATGGCAGAAGGTGTTCCATTTCGGGATATGCTTCCGACAATTCCTTATAAATCGACTGTAAAAGTGTGAAGGCATGCGGATTGGTCAGCAGCTCTCCGTTTTTCAGCTCAAGCACAGCCGTCAGCGGGTTGATCAGACAATTGAGCAGGACCTTCCGGAACAGCAACGCACCTGCATCTTCATGCCAAGCCGCCGGGAAATACGGAAGATGCAGCAATGGCTGAAAGACTTCCTTTTCTCCTCGGAGAACCGCCAATGTCACTTTCCCGCGTCCGGTATGACAGACTTCATTTGAGCTGACTTTTTGGGCGCCATGCTCTACACTCCCCACTGCAATCTGTTGCTGAGGGAGAGATTCGGCGAATTGCAGATGCAGCATGCCATTCTGCAGGAACACGAGCGGCAGTTCTGCGGGCAGTGCAGCCAGCTTATGCCGCAGACCGGCAAGATCGCCATATTTCACCGTTAGCACCAGCATGGCACCAAGCGGTACCGCTTCCCAGTCAGGTATCGCTTTAACGCGGAAATCCTCTCCATTTTTAACGATCCCTTCAGCATTGAGCAGATCCGCCTGCTCTTTGCTTCGGGTCAGAAGCGTCACCCTGCAGCCGCTCTCCTGTAGTAAACATGACAATAGCATGCCGACAGCTCCTGCTCCTGCTATGATCACATTCATGGTCATCCCTACTTTCTCAAAGGCTCTGTTAAAGAACAGTGTTGATTTTTTACTACAAAAAATATGGAACAAAAAGCGGAAACGCCCACGGCAAGTGGAGCTGTTTTGCGGAAAATCAACAGAGATAGCTTGCTCAAAAAGAAGCCTGCCTTCTGCAGGCAGACTTCACAATGATTATTCCATTATACCGGATTCACCGGGTGTTTTCGAGATGGCTGCGCTAATTCTTTTCCGGAATAGTAAGCAAAGCGTGCATCCAGTACTTCCCGGAGCTCCCCGGGTGACACAATCTCATCTACGATGAGTTCGGATGCCAGTTTGTAAATATCAATCTGCTCCTTGTACTCCCGG
Above is a genomic segment from Planococcus lenghuensis containing:
- a CDS encoding 2-dehydropantoate 2-reductase, yielding MNVIIAGAGAVGMLLSCLLQESGCRVTLLTRSKEQADLLNAEGIVKNGEDFRVKAIPDWEAVPLGAMLVLTVKYGDLAGLRHKLAALPAELPLVFLQNGMLHLQFAESLPQQQIAVGSVEHGAQKVSSNEVCHTGRGKVTLAVLRGEKEVFQPLLHLPYFPAAWHEDAGALLFRKVLLNCLINPLTAVLELKNGELLTNPHAFTLLQSIYKELSEAYPEMEHLLPFAQVVALCRSTAANTSSMLADRLSGRRLELDTIVGYTLKRAGQELPVLNTLYYLLKATEVD
- a CDS encoding DUF3397 family protein; translated protein: MDSWTIIGAFVIALPLPVYFFLRAKLIRRQRPTGKAADAATFLLFAAVPLSVEALWRLPFFSLTAIIAVATAIVMLYIEWKRTKEIDVFVYFRKTWRAYFLILFGIYASIWIAAAVWFTTGLFL
- the bshC gene encoding bacillithiol biosynthesis cysteine-adding enzyme BshC, with protein sequence MELFEPFIAPASGLMNDYIMHDRKLLKYFEYKPEISSLKNRYERTVSRHPADRPRLARIIGSYMERFGDSPAAREALEHFSEGAPLVVTGQQAGLFTGPLYTVHKAISAIVLADKASAELDRIVVPLFWVAGEDHDIAEIAHVYRQTDRRVDKMNFPHMEYGKRSASAARLNKQKIGSHMEAYFKSLPETEHSKELFETIRQLFDRANTFTDFFSAFLHWLFKDSGLLFIDAADPALRAYEAEFFAVLIDRSAEIAEAVCSTEQTLRQDGYPTSLDANPESANLFLAVGSERMLLERDGDRFVCGNKIYTKEELLQLLADNPELFSNNVVTRPLMQDMVFPVLSYIGGPGEIAYWAELKSAFEVMGLEMPVVMPRLNMTLVSRRVGFLLEKHSMEPAAAIGHNEAGNRREELLEAARETEAEQLLASLEQELTSRYEDVREKFSSVSKGLLPAVDKNLSIHLDQLTYLKRKLQEEVELQHDVQLSQFRTIEQELLPDGNPQERIYSPVPYLNQYGPDLIGDMLKMPFNYDRNHKIICL